The genomic window ACTCCATCTTCGTATTCGGCGTTGATGGTTTCTTCGTCTACTTCTCTTGGCCATTGGACTGTTCTGCGGAAGCTTCTGCTGCTTCTCTCTTTTCTCAGGTATTTTTCGTTCTCTTCTTTTATTTCTTGACTTGCTTCGGCGCTGATTTCTACTTTTTGGCCGTCTGCTTTGATATTGATGTCTTCTTTCTGTACTCCGGGAAGATCGGCTGAGATGATGAGGTTTCCGTCTTCTTCTCTTACATCGATGGGCATGTGTCCTGTGAATTCTGTGGCTAGGTTCATTCCTTTGTTCTGGAATTCTTCGATCATGTTCTGCATCTGTTCGAAGAGGTCGTCGGAGTTTTGGCGATCAAGTCGTCTCATAACAAGTATAAGTTTTTACTGTTATCTATAAAAAA from Candidatus Nanohalobium constans includes these protein-coding regions:
- a CDS encoding Hsp20/alpha crystallin family protein, encoding MRRLDRQNSDDLFEQMQNMIEEFQNKGMNLATEFTGHMPIDVREEDGNLIISADLPGVQKEDINIKADGQKVEISAEASQEIKEENEKYLRKERSSRSFRRTVQWPREVDEETINAEYEDGVLEISAELSEDEGTEIEIE